One window of the Shewanella litorisediminis genome contains the following:
- a CDS encoding GDYXXLXY domain-containing protein, whose protein sequence is MKRLNAFWLTLIATFGLLAVINLDIASKERQLAEGTVVRFALAPVDPRSLMQGDYMALAYALEAPILGALTDEERAGSMTGYLWVTLDEHAQAHFFAIERGEPKPADVLRVQFRLRDGQIKLASNAWFFEEGSAARFDNAKYGEFRLGDDGSVLLSALLDEQFNAL, encoded by the coding sequence ATGAAACGGCTTAACGCGTTTTGGCTAACCCTCATCGCCACCTTTGGCTTATTGGCTGTGATTAATCTCGACATAGCATCAAAGGAGCGGCAACTGGCTGAGGGCACTGTGGTGCGGTTTGCGCTGGCTCCCGTCGACCCAAGGTCTTTAATGCAGGGAGACTATATGGCGCTCGCGTATGCCCTCGAGGCACCCATACTCGGTGCGCTCACCGATGAGGAGCGTGCCGGCAGCATGACAGGGTATCTCTGGGTGACTCTGGATGAGCACGCCCAGGCGCACTTTTTTGCCATTGAACGGGGCGAGCCCAAGCCTGCTGATGTGCTGCGTGTCCAGTTCCGGCTGCGGGACGGGCAGATAAAGCTGGCCAGCAACGCCTGGTTCTTTGAAGAAGGCAGCGCTGCGCGCTTCGATAACGCCAAATATGGCGAGTTTCGCCTGGGTGATGATGGCAGTGTGCTGCTCAGCGCCTTGTTGGACGAGCAGTTCAATGCGTTATAA
- a CDS encoding ExeM/NucH family extracellular endonuclease, which yields MKTKASLVALALAAVSANAFAADNLVISEYVEGSSNNKAIELFNPTAAAVDLSQYQLKFYFNGNSTSGSNIALNGILAPGATFVVADNDASADILSRTQLASNASFFNGDDAIVLEHLGSVIDSLGQIGVDPGSQWGSGLLSTADNTLRRDGANLVADTDPFDAVTLSTWIGFAQDDFSNLGQFSSGPTDPTDPTDPPAEGLMCGTSATAIHSIQGAGAASPLVGQIVEVEAIVVSNQEAGLKGVFLQMADSEQDSDAQTSEGVFLYTGNAPTDYQVGDRVRVKAKVAEYQGLTELTNLTDKTLCATAQPLPTAAALSLPVDDVTELEAFEGMLVNFSQNLVVNEVYNLGRYGEIMLGGSRHFIGTQVAAPGADALAVSAANQRDSILLDDGRTSQNPDPVIYPAPGLSATNTVRVGDTVTNLTAVMHYGFGVYRLMPVDTVNFVASNPRTDAPALDAGNLKVASFNVLNYFNGDGLGGGFPTARGANTAVEFERQRAKIISAMKAIEADVLGLMEIENDGFGSESAIADLVNGLNAATEAGRYSYINPGVAAIGTDAISVGIVYRADKVTPKGAAAILDSSNSALDDEGKVLFNDQKNRPMLAQAFRHLETDEPLVVAVNHFKSKGSDCVAENDPDLGDGQGNCNLTRTRAAKAVGEFLNSEFADAPVLVIGDLNSYAMENPLTALNEAGLTELFAHLGKEAAYSYVFSGESGQLDHALANAALLDKVVDVTEWHINTDEPRILDYNVEFKSAGQVESLYSMDAYRSSDHDPVVISLQLERANKLPVASFSYEMRGRKVAFVANATDADGDIATIHWNFGDGTEAMGDAVEHKFAKRGVYQVSLTVTDNLGGSTTVTQQVAVGVNADNQAPVAAIEHLDFGLFHVFVSASYDTDGRIRKQLWQFNDGVRFASSVVLRRAGSASEVNLTVTDNDGATDSTSLSF from the coding sequence ATGAAAACCAAAGCGTCCCTGGTCGCTCTGGCGTTGGCTGCTGTCTCTGCCAATGCTTTTGCCGCCGACAACCTCGTCATTTCTGAATATGTCGAAGGTTCCAGCAACAACAAAGCCATTGAACTTTTCAATCCAACCGCGGCCGCGGTAGACCTGAGCCAATACCAGCTTAAGTTTTACTTTAACGGTAACAGCACCTCGGGCAGTAACATTGCCCTGAACGGTATACTGGCGCCGGGTGCCACCTTTGTGGTTGCCGACAATGATGCCAGCGCCGACATTTTAAGCCGTACCCAGCTTGCCAGTAACGCCAGCTTTTTCAATGGCGACGATGCCATAGTGCTGGAGCACCTTGGCAGTGTTATCGACAGCCTCGGCCAAATTGGTGTGGACCCCGGCAGCCAGTGGGGCAGCGGTTTGTTGTCCACTGCCGACAATACCCTGCGCCGTGATGGGGCCAACCTGGTGGCCGACACAGATCCCTTCGATGCTGTGACCCTAAGCACCTGGATTGGTTTTGCCCAGGACGATTTCTCCAATCTGGGCCAGTTTTCCAGCGGTCCAACCGATCCCACCGACCCAACAGACCCACCGGCAGAGGGCCTGATGTGTGGTACGTCCGCTACTGCCATTCACAGTATTCAGGGGGCGGGCGCTGCAAGCCCTCTGGTTGGCCAGATTGTGGAAGTGGAAGCCATAGTCGTCAGCAATCAGGAGGCAGGTCTCAAGGGCGTGTTCCTGCAAATGGCCGACTCCGAGCAGGATAGCGATGCACAAACCTCCGAAGGCGTGTTCCTGTATACCGGCAACGCCCCCACCGACTATCAGGTGGGCGACCGGGTTCGCGTAAAAGCCAAGGTGGCGGAATATCAGGGCCTGACTGAGCTGACTAACCTCACCGACAAGACGCTTTGTGCCACGGCTCAGCCGCTGCCAACTGCCGCCGCTCTCAGTCTGCCGGTAGACGATGTGACTGAGCTTGAAGCCTTTGAAGGCATGCTGGTTAACTTCAGTCAGAATCTGGTGGTGAATGAGGTTTATAACCTCGGTCGCTACGGCGAAATCATGCTGGGTGGCAGTCGTCACTTTATTGGTACTCAGGTTGCAGCCCCTGGCGCCGATGCCCTTGCCGTAAGCGCCGCCAACCAGCGTGACAGCATTTTGCTGGACGATGGCCGCACCAGCCAGAATCCTGACCCCGTGATTTACCCGGCACCTGGCCTCAGTGCCACCAACACAGTGCGTGTGGGTGATACTGTGACCAATCTGACCGCCGTGATGCACTATGGTTTTGGGGTGTACCGCCTGATGCCTGTGGATACCGTCAACTTTGTTGCCAGCAATCCGCGCACCGATGCACCGGCGCTGGATGCGGGCAACCTCAAGGTCGCCAGCTTCAACGTGCTTAACTACTTCAACGGTGATGGTCTGGGCGGCGGTTTCCCCACCGCGCGCGGTGCCAATACCGCCGTCGAATTTGAGCGCCAGCGCGCGAAAATCATCAGTGCCATGAAGGCCATCGAGGCCGATGTACTGGGCCTGATGGAAATCGAAAATGATGGTTTCGGCAGCGAGTCGGCCATTGCCGATCTGGTCAACGGCCTGAACGCCGCCACCGAAGCGGGCCGCTACAGCTACATCAATCCGGGCGTGGCAGCCATTGGCACAGATGCTATCAGCGTGGGTATTGTTTACCGGGCCGATAAGGTGACGCCAAAAGGCGCTGCCGCCATTCTCGACAGCAGCAACTCGGCTTTGGATGACGAAGGCAAGGTACTGTTCAACGACCAGAAAAACCGCCCCATGTTGGCTCAGGCCTTCCGTCATCTGGAAACTGACGAGCCTTTGGTGGTTGCGGTAAACCACTTCAAGTCCAAGGGCAGTGACTGTGTGGCCGAAAATGACCCGGATCTGGGGGATGGCCAGGGCAACTGCAACCTGACCCGTACCCGCGCTGCCAAAGCCGTGGGTGAGTTCCTGAACAGTGAGTTTGCTGACGCCCCTGTGCTGGTCATTGGCGACCTTAACTCCTATGCCATGGAAAACCCGCTGACGGCATTGAATGAGGCCGGGCTGACCGAGCTTTTTGCCCATCTGGGTAAAGAAGCAGCCTACTCCTATGTGTTCTCCGGTGAGTCAGGTCAGCTCGACCATGCACTGGCGAACGCTGCCTTGCTGGACAAGGTGGTGGATGTGACCGAATGGCATATCAACACCGACGAGCCACGCATTCTTGATTACAACGTCGAGTTCAAGAGTGCAGGGCAGGTGGAGTCCCTCTACAGCATGGATGCCTACCGTTCATCGGATCACGACCCTGTGGTGATTTCACTGCAGCTGGAACGCGCCAATAAACTGCCTGTTGCCAGCTTCAGCTATGAAATGCGTGGTCGCAAAGTGGCGTTCGTGGCCAATGCCACTGACGCCGATGGTGACATAGCCACCATTCACTGGAACTTTGGTGATGGTACTGAGGCCATGGGTGATGCGGTTGAGCACAAGTTTGCCAAGCGCGGAGTGTATCAGGTGAGCCTGACCGTGACCGATAATCTGGGTGGCAGCACCACGGTGACACAGCAGGTAGCGGTTGGCGTAAACGCCGACAACCAGGCGCCTGTGGCTGCCATCGAACATCTGGATTTTGGTCTGTTCCATGTGTTCGTTTCAGCCAGCTACGATACCGATGGCCGCATCCGCAAGCAGCTGTGGCAGTTTAACGACGGTGTCCGTTTCGCAAGCTCCGTGGTACTGCGCCGCGCCGGCAGTGCCAGTGAGGTCAACCTCACAGTGACTGACAACGATGGGGCGACCGACAGCACCAGTCTGAGCTTTTAA
- a CDS encoding efflux RND transporter periplasmic adaptor subunit → MKRLMLLPLLPMALLVGCQESTETAVLTMKVSRSDFKVEIPARGELEAKSATPVSVPGGLRGPQSLAWILDNFSEVTAGDVVARLDGRRETLELELEKYDFDKLALDGDIQAEKNLTTAQELVIGRDVTEEELNLSERFFTDDERVYTKIDIIDQMRNKDYLQARLGYFDWGKGSHDAQATAELDLIRLKQKGIQAKIATYQSNLSQMEITAPHDGLFVMQPGWSGALPMAGDMVWSGIPLGTLPDTSVMQAKLWVLESEAVGLAVDKPVVLTLDAYPDKPFTGKVTQVDALAKPKDRDSPVNYFEFTVTLDVTDTQIMLPGRQVQARVSALSEDQVLAVPNQAIFQREGRYWVYVKSQDGFIEQTITPGSRSLNRTVILEGLKEGDVVALTVPRRRTQA, encoded by the coding sequence ATGAAACGGCTAATGTTATTGCCACTGTTACCAATGGCGCTGCTGGTGGGCTGTCAGGAATCCACGGAAACAGCGGTGCTCACCATGAAAGTGAGCCGCAGCGACTTCAAGGTGGAAATTCCTGCCCGTGGAGAGCTTGAGGCCAAAAGCGCCACCCCTGTGTCTGTGCCGGGCGGCCTTCGAGGCCCTCAGTCCCTTGCCTGGATCCTAGATAATTTTTCTGAGGTGACGGCCGGGGACGTGGTGGCCAGGCTTGATGGCCGCCGTGAAACCCTGGAGCTGGAGCTTGAAAAATACGATTTCGACAAGCTGGCGCTGGATGGCGACATACAGGCCGAAAAAAACCTCACCACGGCCCAGGAGCTGGTGATTGGCCGGGACGTGACTGAAGAAGAGCTCAACCTGTCGGAGCGCTTTTTCACCGATGATGAGCGGGTGTACACCAAAATCGACATCATAGACCAGATGCGCAACAAGGATTATTTGCAGGCGCGTTTGGGTTATTTCGATTGGGGTAAGGGCAGTCATGATGCACAGGCTACCGCCGAGCTTGACCTTATCCGATTGAAACAAAAAGGCATACAGGCAAAGATTGCCACCTATCAAAGCAACCTGTCCCAGATGGAAATTACGGCACCCCATGATGGCCTGTTTGTGATGCAACCCGGCTGGAGCGGCGCCTTGCCCATGGCCGGTGACATGGTGTGGTCCGGCATTCCGCTTGGCACCTTGCCGGATACCTCTGTGATGCAGGCAAAGCTGTGGGTGCTTGAGTCAGAAGCGGTGGGGCTTGCAGTAGACAAGCCCGTGGTACTGACACTGGATGCATACCCCGACAAGCCCTTTACCGGCAAGGTGACCCAGGTGGATGCTCTGGCCAAACCCAAAGACAGGGACAGCCCGGTTAACTATTTTGAGTTCACCGTGACCCTCGATGTCACAGATACCCAGATTATGCTGCCCGGTCGTCAGGTGCAGGCAAGGGTGTCGGCCCTCAGTGAAGACCAGGTGCTGGCAGTGCCCAATCAGGCCATTTTTCAGCGTGAAGGCCGCTACTGGGTGTATGTCAAATCCCAGGACGGATTTATCGAACAAACCATTACCCCGGGCAGTCGCAGCCTGAACCGAACCGTGATCCTTGAGGGGCTTAAAGAAGGGGATGTGGTCGCCCTGACAGTACCGCGCAGGAGAACTCAGGCATGA
- the tnpA gene encoding IS200/IS605 family transposase: MGDYRSSSHVYWRCKYHTVWTPKYRFKMLKGNLGKELYRSIYILCNMKGCEVLELNVQVDHVHLVVIIPPKLSISTLMGVLKGRSAIRLFNKFPHVRKRLWGNKFWARGYFVDTVGVNEAIIRRYVRHQDKQDLEHEAQLSLQMG, from the coding sequence ATGGGCGATTACAGAAGTTCATCACATGTTTACTGGCGTTGTAAATATCACACCGTTTGGACTCCGAAGTACCGTTTTAAAATGCTCAAAGGCAATCTTGGCAAGGAGCTGTATAGGTCTATTTATATCCTATGCAATATGAAAGGTTGTGAGGTTTTGGAGCTGAATGTTCAGGTAGATCATGTGCATTTGGTGGTGATAATTCCACCGAAGCTTTCGATATCGACTCTGATGGGTGTATTAAAAGGTAGAAGTGCGATTAGGTTATTCAATAAGTTTCCGCATGTACGTAAACGACTATGGGGCAACAAATTTTGGGCCCGTGGCTACTTTGTCGATACGGTTGGTGTAAATGAAGCCATCATAAGGCGTTATGTAAGACATCAAGACAAACAAGACTTAGAGCATGAGGCTCAGTTATCGTTGCAGATGGGTTAG
- a CDS encoding substrate-binding periplasmic protein: protein MNLFRRCVTLLLLTVSSALTANAVAESKTVTIGGYSFPPYVIENQGDYSGLVPELIDSLNRLQGDYEFVFVPTSIERRYEAFERHRFDVILFESPDWGWQHIPKAVLPLGILDSEVFVGRSPEANSEGFFSDLAQRRVLLVRGYHYRFAGFNTDENVLKTQYLAELVPDTRAAVEGLLLGRADIAPISQAFISYFQRAFPDKAEKLVVSTIVDQQYKHTALIHPQSPLDVETLRALLGQLERSGELARLMSKYHLSRDVLVNHAGVPQ, encoded by the coding sequence ATGAATCTCTTTCGCCGCTGCGTGACCCTTTTACTGCTCACAGTAAGCAGTGCCCTCACGGCCAATGCCGTGGCCGAGTCCAAAACCGTGACCATCGGCGGTTACTCTTTCCCACCCTATGTAATTGAAAACCAAGGTGACTATTCGGGTCTGGTTCCTGAGCTTATCGACAGTCTTAACCGGCTTCAGGGGGACTATGAATTCGTTTTCGTCCCCACCAGCATAGAGCGTCGATACGAAGCCTTTGAGCGCCACCGTTTCGATGTCATCCTGTTCGAGAGCCCGGACTGGGGCTGGCAGCACATCCCAAAGGCGGTGCTGCCGCTGGGGATCCTCGATAGTGAGGTCTTTGTGGGCCGAAGCCCCGAGGCCAACAGCGAGGGGTTCTTCAGCGATTTGGCCCAGCGTCGGGTATTGTTGGTGCGCGGCTATCATTACCGTTTTGCCGGATTCAATACCGACGAAAACGTTTTGAAGACCCAATATCTGGCCGAGTTGGTGCCAGACACCCGTGCTGCCGTCGAAGGTCTGCTGCTGGGGAGAGCAGATATAGCCCCCATCAGCCAGGCCTTTATCAGTTACTTTCAGCGCGCCTTCCCGGACAAGGCCGAAAAACTGGTGGTCTCGACCATAGTGGATCAGCAGTACAAACATACCGCCCTGATACACCCGCAGAGTCCACTGGATGTCGAGACGCTGCGGGCCTTGCTGGGGCAACTGGAACGTTCAGGCGAGCTTGCTCGCTTAATGAGCAAGTATCACCTCTCCCGTGATGTCCTCGTCAATCACGCTGGAGTGCCACAATAG
- a CDS encoding DUF4401 domain-containing protein produces MVDKSQLWQCLTEKGLTTQSSLPEHNQGPLWLTLLTGLSGWVAAVFFLGFSVLMVEEFLRFEDRMALVVGLMYAVIARGIYSQSKGLEFLTQLGFATNLAAMLATLWGLAHYFDEPGSVYWLAGACVLALNGWFCRYGADGQLSVFGALVLLAQAFDSVNEAAWMLPALLLALGWVNGLWQPWIRLTLAGIHPFARRLSHGMVLLVLTLPLVLDEQLMFLGAAWTLEGLGGTAFIFAKVASYLMFIIFCAALLRRLDVPVWGWVLGTLGLTLLFSQFSGLALAMALWLFGWQRRERLYVLLAAVAALLYFSAYYYELSLTLLSKSIVLMGLGALLMSVGFWLSRREAS; encoded by the coding sequence ATGGTGGATAAATCTCAGCTTTGGCAATGTCTCACAGAGAAAGGCCTGACGACTCAGTCCAGCTTGCCGGAGCATAACCAGGGGCCGCTTTGGTTAACCTTGCTCACAGGCTTATCCGGTTGGGTCGCCGCCGTCTTTTTTCTGGGGTTTTCTGTGCTCATGGTGGAAGAATTTTTACGCTTTGAAGACAGGATGGCGCTGGTGGTGGGGCTGATGTATGCGGTTATCGCCAGGGGCATTTACAGCCAAAGCAAGGGGCTGGAGTTTCTGACCCAACTTGGCTTTGCCACCAACCTTGCCGCCATGCTGGCTACCCTGTGGGGGCTTGCGCACTATTTCGATGAGCCCGGCAGTGTCTATTGGTTGGCTGGAGCCTGCGTGCTGGCGCTGAACGGCTGGTTTTGCCGCTATGGCGCCGATGGGCAGCTGTCGGTATTCGGCGCACTGGTTCTACTTGCCCAGGCCTTCGACAGTGTTAATGAGGCTGCGTGGATGTTACCTGCGCTATTGTTGGCGCTGGGCTGGGTCAATGGTTTGTGGCAGCCCTGGATACGCTTAACACTGGCCGGAATACACCCGTTTGCACGGCGGTTATCCCATGGGATGGTGCTCTTGGTGCTTACATTACCCCTGGTGCTGGACGAGCAGTTGATGTTTTTGGGCGCAGCCTGGACGCTTGAGGGGCTTGGCGGCACGGCATTCATCTTCGCCAAGGTGGCGAGCTACCTGATGTTTATTATTTTTTGCGCGGCCCTGCTAAGGCGGCTTGATGTGCCCGTTTGGGGCTGGGTGCTGGGCACGCTGGGATTAACCTTACTTTTCAGCCAGTTTTCCGGGCTGGCCCTTGCCATGGCGCTGTGGCTCTTTGGCTGGCAACGCCGGGAGCGACTTTATGTACTGCTGGCCGCTGTTGCTGCGCTGCTTTACTTCAGCGCCTATTACTATGAGTTGTCACTGACGCTCTTGTCCAAATCCATCGTGCTGATGGGCCTGGGTGCCTTACTGATGTCGGTGGGATTTTGGCTCTCTCGCAGGGAGGCATCATGA
- a CDS encoding ABC transporter permease has product MMQDTFRQYRAGVVQALGEMLHHKLRTALTLLGMIFGVGAVIAMLSVGEGAEREALKMIESMGIKNLVVNARPSEGEALKTVREHSIGLSLRDIESAMETLPFIEAYSAGKQVKVFGLFSVQGRSDALVQGVTPSYFDLSALKLAEGRLLSAEDEQHFRQLAVLGPEAARSLFPQGDAVGQRIKINHQWFSVVGVLDEGEKGKSAIAGVKVGGERNQVFIPLATALKKMQFKPLEDELDTIKFALKEGIAPSLAAQSVDHLLSRRHGNEQDYDIVVPADLLAQHQRTQQIFNIVMACVAGISLLVGGIGIMNIMLATILERTSEIGLLRALGATQKDIARQFLIESMVISATGGLIGIGVGLLLALVISAAAGWPVAWSVFAILLSLLVCMAVGIGFGLYPAKKAARLDPIVALQRD; this is encoded by the coding sequence ATGATGCAGGATACTTTTCGTCAATATCGCGCAGGCGTGGTGCAAGCGCTGGGTGAGATGCTGCACCACAAGTTGCGTACGGCGCTGACACTGCTGGGGATGATTTTTGGGGTAGGAGCCGTGATTGCCATGCTCAGCGTGGGCGAAGGCGCCGAGCGTGAAGCCCTGAAGATGATTGAGTCCATGGGAATTAAGAACCTGGTGGTCAATGCGCGCCCATCGGAAGGGGAAGCCCTGAAAACCGTCCGTGAACACAGCATAGGTCTGAGCCTGCGTGACATAGAAAGTGCCATGGAAACCCTCCCTTTCATCGAGGCCTACAGTGCCGGTAAACAGGTGAAGGTGTTCGGACTTTTCAGTGTGCAGGGCCGCAGCGATGCCCTGGTGCAGGGGGTAACCCCCAGCTATTTTGATTTGAGCGCCTTAAAGCTTGCCGAGGGCCGGCTTCTCAGCGCAGAAGATGAACAGCATTTCCGTCAACTGGCGGTATTGGGACCCGAGGCGGCCCGCAGCCTCTTCCCCCAGGGGGATGCCGTGGGCCAGCGAATTAAAATCAACCATCAGTGGTTTTCGGTGGTTGGCGTGCTTGATGAGGGGGAAAAGGGCAAGTCAGCCATTGCAGGCGTCAAGGTGGGCGGCGAGCGCAACCAGGTGTTTATTCCGCTGGCTACGGCGCTGAAAAAAATGCAGTTCAAACCCCTGGAAGATGAGCTGGATACCATCAAGTTTGCGCTGAAGGAGGGGATAGCCCCGTCGCTTGCCGCGCAAAGTGTGGATCATCTGTTGTCCCGTCGCCATGGCAATGAGCAGGACTACGACATAGTGGTGCCGGCAGACCTGCTTGCTCAGCATCAACGAACCCAGCAAATTTTCAACATAGTTATGGCCTGTGTGGCCGGTATTTCGCTGCTGGTGGGGGGCATAGGTATCATGAATATCATGCTTGCCACCATTTTGGAGCGCACCTCGGAAATCGGGTTGCTGCGGGCATTGGGCGCCACCCAAAAGGATATCGCCAGACAGTTTTTGATAGAGAGCATGGTGATTTCGGCCACGGGCGGCCTGATTGGCATTGGCGTGGGTTTGCTGCTGGCGCTGGTGATTTCAGCGGCGGCCGGCTGGCCTGTGGCCTGGTCAGTGTTCGCCATACTCCTGTCGCTGTTGGTGTGTATGGCGGTGGGTATAGGGTTCGGTTTGTACCCGGCCAAAAAGGCCGCGAGGCTCGACCCTATTGTGGCACTCCAGCGTGATTGA
- a CDS encoding DUF2157 domain-containing protein, whose translation MQRNATAPANATSVEPAKPRSMESAIMPESPSVRALLTHWLDGGLLSPGALSQLPSLVEAYEAQHPQHWVKSLCTMMLYLGALSLGAGIIFFFAYNWASLHHVAKFALVESAIVLTLLGLYLCVRQKRENPLSAWLTGALLLLLDLLVGALLALVGQVYQTGADPWQLFAIWATFTLLPALAYRSDLLWSAFWAQANLALWLHFASLGSLWGIVGDVDAVMLAIAIANLGLHWLLEVGQRRRLALLIQPFTNTLALTAGVAGLAWYGAYHTLDNPLGWYHGVLFVVLLALLPLIILVYRRWCPRVTALGIWGFAVIAVSSILLARVLFESSESEGSFLLVGWYVIGCSSGLAIYLKGLLKTEARQEAHHGG comes from the coding sequence ATGCAGCGAAACGCAACCGCCCCCGCTAACGCCACAAGCGTGGAGCCCGCTAAACCCAGGAGCATGGAGAGCGCGATAATGCCGGAGTCTCCTTCTGTTCGCGCGCTGCTGACACATTGGCTCGACGGCGGATTATTGAGCCCGGGTGCATTATCTCAGTTGCCCTCGCTGGTTGAAGCCTATGAGGCTCAGCATCCACAACACTGGGTCAAGTCGCTCTGCACCATGATGCTTTACCTTGGTGCCTTATCCCTGGGCGCCGGGATTATTTTCTTTTTTGCCTACAACTGGGCAAGTCTGCACCATGTTGCCAAATTTGCCCTGGTGGAGTCGGCCATAGTGCTTACTTTGCTCGGGCTTTATCTTTGTGTTCGGCAAAAACGAGAGAATCCGCTATCTGCGTGGCTTACGGGCGCGCTATTACTGCTGCTGGATTTGTTGGTGGGCGCCTTGCTGGCGCTGGTGGGGCAGGTGTATCAGACCGGGGCCGATCCCTGGCAGCTCTTTGCCATTTGGGCGACCTTTACCCTGCTGCCGGCGCTCGCGTATCGCAGCGATCTGCTCTGGAGTGCCTTTTGGGCACAGGCCAATCTCGCCCTGTGGCTCCATTTTGCCAGTCTGGGCAGCCTTTGGGGCATAGTGGGTGACGTTGACGCGGTGATGTTGGCAATTGCCATCGCCAACCTTGGCCTGCACTGGCTGCTTGAAGTCGGACAAAGACGCAGGTTAGCCCTGCTTATTCAGCCCTTCACCAACACTCTGGCCCTGACGGCCGGCGTGGCAGGCCTCGCCTGGTACGGCGCCTATCACACCCTGGATAACCCCCTTGGCTGGTACCATGGCGTTCTCTTTGTTGTGCTGCTGGCGTTGCTGCCGCTGATTATCCTTGTGTACCGCAGGTGGTGCCCGCGGGTGACGGCACTGGGCATATGGGGATTCGCGGTTATCGCCGTGTCGAGCATCCTGCTGGCGCGCGTGCTCTTTGAAAGCAGTGAGTCGGAGGGCAGTTTTCTGCTGGTAGGCTGGTATGTGATTGGCTGCAGCAGTGGTCTTGCTATTTATCTCAAAGGATTATTGAAGACCGAAGCTCGGCAGGAGGCCCATCATGGTGGATAA
- a CDS encoding efflux RND transporter periplasmic adaptor subunit, whose translation MRKRMQTGLKALPVFIGALLFGGCGDSATVAVVEGQLVQQVEVTGVLTSADTLSMMPPAMRRVWQYQVKSLAPEGKEVKQGSVVARLDTSELNQRLQVKSAELEATVQDIETSRLRNAKKLEELKLELAEARMEEEKALRKFELSDETVAAIDKEKYQRDAIIATEKVALIERKFMLEQESIKGRMAMLDGDRQKFAAEVAALKQGIAAMSLKAPRDGMVVYGTDPQGNKIKEGQSVFAGDAVFSMPDLDRMQVAMAIPEVEANRVRAGLRVKIRLDANPERVFHGTLSETGAVFRRKNDDIPLVVFDAVARFDEVDKELMRPGMTAKINIDVVQDKSALLLPLDAVHYEEGRPFVWQSGLLGDSRQFVALGDSGRDRVVVLSGLALGDEVILK comes from the coding sequence ATGAGAAAGCGGATGCAAACGGGGCTGAAAGCCTTGCCAGTCTTTATTGGTGCCCTGCTTTTTGGGGGATGCGGTGACAGTGCCACGGTAGCCGTAGTCGAAGGTCAATTGGTGCAACAGGTCGAGGTGACCGGCGTCTTAACCTCCGCCGATACCCTGTCGATGATGCCGCCTGCCATGCGCCGGGTGTGGCAGTATCAGGTCAAGAGCCTTGCCCCCGAGGGCAAGGAAGTGAAACAGGGCTCAGTGGTGGCAAGGCTTGATACCTCGGAGCTCAATCAAAGGCTGCAGGTAAAAAGCGCCGAGCTTGAGGCGACTGTGCAGGACATAGAAACCTCGCGCCTGAGAAACGCCAAAAAGCTGGAGGAGCTTAAACTCGAGCTTGCCGAAGCCAGGATGGAAGAAGAAAAGGCGCTGCGTAAGTTTGAACTTTCAGACGAAACCGTGGCTGCCATCGACAAAGAAAAGTATCAGCGCGATGCCATTATCGCCACCGAAAAGGTGGCCCTTATCGAGCGTAAATTCATGCTCGAACAGGAAAGTATCAAGGGCCGCATGGCCATGCTGGACGGCGACCGGCAAAAGTTTGCGGCCGAGGTGGCGGCGCTTAAACAGGGCATTGCCGCCATGAGCCTCAAAGCGCCCCGTGACGGCATGGTGGTGTATGGCACAGATCCTCAGGGCAACAAAATCAAGGAAGGCCAGTCGGTGTTTGCCGGAGATGCGGTGTTTTCCATGCCGGATCTGGACCGGATGCAGGTGGCGATGGCCATTCCCGAAGTGGAAGCCAACCGGGTGCGCGCGGGCCTCAGGGTAAAGATCCGTTTGGACGCCAATCCTGAGCGGGTGTTTCACGGCACCTTGTCGGAAACCGGCGCCGTATTTCGCCGAAAGAATGATGACATTCCGCTGGTGGTGTTTGACGCCGTGGCCCGCTTTGATGAAGTGGACAAGGAGCTGATGCGCCCGGGGATGACGGCCAAAATCAACATCGATGTGGTGCAGGATAAGAGTGCACTCCTGTTGCCGCTGGATGCGGTGCACTATGAAGAAGGGCGTCCCTTTGTGTGGCAATCGGGCCTTCTGGGTGACAGCCGCCAGTTTGTGGCGCTGGGCGATTCAGGGCGCGACCGGGTGGTGGTGCTGTCCGGATTGGCACTGGGGGATGAGGTGATACTGAAATGA